The following are from one region of the Kiloniellales bacterium genome:
- a CDS encoding cysteine synthase A — MDIRDGFVGAVGNTPLIRLRHLSEETGCEILGKAEFLNPGGSVKDRAAKYIVLDAEARGALKPGGVIVEGTAGNTGIGLALVARARGYRTMIVIPETQSQEKKDMLRLCGAELIEVPAVPFRDPNNYVHQAARLAEELAAEEPKGVLYANQWDNTANRRAHYEGTGPEIWDQTDGRVDAFVCAIGTGGTLAGTSRALRERKKDIVIGLADPPGAAMYSYYTTGELKAEGSSISEGIGQGRITGNLQDLEVDAPFQISDAEAVALVFDMMEREGLILGSSSGFNVAGALRLAKQLGPGHTIVTILCDYGTRYQSKLLNPAFLREKGLPVPAWLERGAA; from the coding sequence CGGTCGGCAACACGCCGCTGATCCGCCTGCGTCATCTCTCGGAGGAAACCGGCTGCGAGATCCTGGGCAAGGCCGAGTTCCTCAATCCCGGCGGCTCGGTCAAGGACCGGGCGGCGAAGTACATCGTCCTGGACGCCGAGGCGCGCGGCGCGCTGAAGCCGGGCGGGGTGATCGTCGAAGGCACCGCGGGCAATACCGGGATCGGCCTGGCCCTGGTCGCCCGGGCGCGGGGCTACCGCACGATGATCGTGATCCCGGAGACCCAGTCCCAGGAAAAGAAGGACATGCTGCGGCTCTGCGGCGCCGAGCTGATCGAGGTCCCGGCCGTGCCCTTCCGCGACCCCAACAACTACGTCCACCAGGCCGCCCGACTGGCCGAAGAGCTGGCCGCCGAGGAGCCCAAAGGCGTGCTCTACGCCAACCAGTGGGACAACACGGCCAACCGGCGCGCCCACTACGAGGGCACTGGCCCGGAGATCTGGGACCAGACCGACGGTAGGGTCGACGCCTTCGTCTGCGCCATCGGCACCGGCGGCACCCTGGCCGGAACCAGCCGGGCGCTCAGGGAGCGCAAGAAGGACATCGTCATCGGCCTCGCCGACCCGCCGGGCGCCGCCATGTACAGCTACTACACCACCGGCGAGCTGAAGGCCGAGGGCAGCTCGATCAGCGAGGGCATTGGCCAGGGCCGGATCACCGGCAACCTCCAGGACCTGGAGGTCGACGCGCCCTTCCAGATCTCCGACGCGGAGGCGGTCGCGCTGGTTTTCGACATGATGGAGCGCGAGGGCCTGATCCTGGGCAGCTCCAGCGGCTTCAACGTCGCCGGCGCCCTTCGCCTGGCCAAGCAGCTGGGCCCGGGCCACACCATCGTGACCATCCTCTGCGACTACGGCACGCGCTACCAGAGCAAGCTCCTGAACCCGGCCTTCCTGCGGGAGAAGGGCCTGCCGGTACCGGCCTGGCTGGAGCGGGGCGCGGCCTGA
- a CDS encoding alanyl-tRNA editing protein: MEPIFREDAYQRSCEAKVVSADEAGIRLDRTVFYPLGGGQPGDSGVLRLADGNTLRIVDARKGESLDDVLHIPEEGAALPAPGTAVTAEIDWARRHRLMRMHTCMHILCSLIEGDVTGGQVGEAKSRLDFNLPDTQLDKEALTAALNRIIAEDHPVQPRWITDAELQANPQLVRTMSVKPPSGHGKVRLLEIEGVDLQPCGGTHVRRTGEIGPVAIGKIENKGRQNRRVNILFAE, encoded by the coding sequence ATGGAGCCGATTTTCCGCGAGGACGCCTACCAGCGGTCCTGCGAAGCGAAGGTCGTCTCGGCGGACGAGGCCGGGATCCGGCTCGACCGGACCGTCTTCTATCCGCTGGGCGGCGGCCAGCCGGGCGACAGCGGCGTCCTGCGCCTGGCCGACGGCAACACCCTGCGGATCGTCGACGCGCGCAAGGGCGAGAGCCTGGACGACGTCCTGCACATCCCCGAGGAAGGCGCCGCTCTGCCCGCGCCCGGCACCGCAGTCACCGCCGAGATCGACTGGGCGCGCCGCCACCGGCTCATGAGGATGCACACCTGCATGCACATCCTCTGCTCCCTGATCGAAGGCGACGTGACCGGCGGCCAGGTCGGCGAGGCCAAGAGCCGGCTCGACTTCAACCTGCCGGACACCCAGCTCGACAAGGAGGCCCTGACCGCGGCCCTCAACCGGATCATCGCCGAGGACCATCCGGTGCAGCCGCGCTGGATCACCGACGCGGAGCTGCAGGCCAACCCGCAGCTCGTGCGCACCATGTCGGTCAAGCCGCCCAGCGGCCACGGCAAGGTCCGGCTGCTCGAGATCGAGGGCGTCGACCTGCAGCCCTGCGGCGGCACCCACGTCCGCCGCACCGGCGAGATCGGCCCGGTCGCGATCGGCAAGATCGAGAACAAGGGCCGCCAGAACCGCCGCGTCAACATCCTCTTCGCGGAGTAG
- the sseA gene encoding 3-mercaptopyruvate sulfurtransferase codes for MTQAIQDSLVSTDWLADHLRAPDVRVVDATLALPNEDWDPRARFEGSHIPGAVFFDIDEIADSASDLPHMLPAPEKFSSRVRKLGLGDGTRIVVYDQQGLRSAARVWWMFRLFGHDDVAVLDGGLPKWLDEGRPSEDGPARPGERHFSARMNTLMVRDRDQVLDNIESKREQLLDARSRGRFQGTEPEIWPGRRGGHIPGSLSLPFNELLAEDGRTLLKPAQLRERFEAAGIDMARPVITTCGSGITAAVLALGLHLAGHKEVAVYDGSWAEWGRPGDTPVEVGPGSSR; via the coding sequence ATGACCCAAGCGATCCAGGACTCCCTGGTTTCCACCGACTGGCTGGCCGACCACCTGCGCGCGCCCGACGTCCGGGTGGTCGACGCCACCCTCGCCCTGCCCAACGAAGACTGGGACCCGCGCGCCCGCTTCGAGGGGTCCCACATCCCCGGCGCGGTCTTTTTCGACATCGACGAGATCGCCGATTCCGCCTCCGACCTGCCACACATGCTGCCGGCGCCGGAGAAGTTCTCCTCCCGGGTCCGCAAGCTCGGCCTCGGCGACGGCACCCGCATCGTGGTCTACGACCAGCAGGGCCTGCGCAGCGCGGCGCGGGTCTGGTGGATGTTCCGGCTCTTCGGCCACGACGACGTCGCGGTGCTGGACGGCGGCCTGCCCAAGTGGCTCGACGAGGGCCGGCCCAGCGAGGACGGCCCGGCGCGCCCCGGCGAGCGCCACTTCAGCGCTCGCATGAACACCCTGATGGTGCGCGACCGGGACCAGGTCCTGGACAACATCGAAAGCAAGCGCGAGCAACTCCTCGACGCCCGCTCCCGCGGCCGCTTCCAGGGCACCGAGCCGGAGATCTGGCCGGGCCGGCGCGGCGGCCACATCCCGGGCAGCCTGAGCCTGCCCTTCAACGAGCTCCTGGCCGAGGACGGCCGGACCCTGCTGAAGCCGGCCCAGCTCCGCGAGCGCTTCGAGGCGGCCGGCATCGACATGGCCCGGCCGGTGATCACCACCTGCGGCTCCGGCATCACCGCCGCGGTCCTGGCACTGGGCCTGCACCTGGCAGGCCACAAGGAGGTCGCGGTCTACGACGGCTCCTGGGCCGAATGGGGCCGGCCCGGCGACACCCCGGTCGAGGTCGGCCCCGGCAGCAGCCGCTAG
- a CDS encoding GNAT family N-acetyltransferase, translated as MTTEDDELPDLKIRPAEPADDRALLALWQAGGVLAEGDDPLADLRNFRAAADAEVLVGQHRGKVVAGLCVAFDGGRGSIYNLAVDAELRGDGYGRRMLRFAERWLKKRGAESAQVLIPAGRLEARRFCEHLDYTTEPRHIMRRRLVAGAAAPEGLASENPGEGKLAVTVTYLEMTERPSLPQVLHPAETTIALLRAHNPPVPFYRFLYDTVGGPWLWYERRVMAEADLARILEDERVEVYVLYAEGAPAGFAELDRRQGTEIELSYFGMMPFFIGRGLGRYLLAWAIERAWSYEPRRLLVNTCDLDHPKALPLYQQLGFKPYKQEEKVIDDPRVTGVIPV; from the coding sequence ATGACCACCGAGGACGACGAGCTGCCCGACCTGAAGATCCGCCCGGCCGAGCCGGCGGACGACCGGGCCTTGCTCGCGCTCTGGCAGGCCGGCGGCGTTCTCGCCGAGGGCGACGATCCACTGGCCGACCTCAGGAACTTCCGCGCCGCCGCGGACGCCGAGGTCCTGGTCGGTCAGCATCGCGGCAAGGTCGTCGCCGGGCTCTGCGTCGCCTTCGACGGCGGCCGCGGCTCGATCTACAACCTGGCGGTCGATGCCGAGCTGCGCGGCGACGGCTACGGCCGGCGCATGCTGCGCTTCGCCGAGCGCTGGCTGAAGAAACGCGGCGCCGAGAGCGCCCAGGTCCTGATCCCGGCCGGCCGGCTGGAGGCCCGGCGCTTCTGCGAGCACCTGGACTACACGACCGAGCCCCGCCACATCATGCGCCGGCGCCTGGTCGCGGGCGCCGCCGCGCCCGAAGGACTCGCCTCCGAGAACCCCGGCGAGGGCAAGCTCGCGGTCACGGTCACTTACCTGGAGATGACCGAGCGGCCCAGTCTGCCGCAGGTCCTGCACCCGGCCGAGACCACCATCGCCCTGCTCCGCGCCCACAACCCGCCGGTGCCCTTCTACCGCTTCCTCTACGACACCGTGGGCGGACCCTGGCTGTGGTATGAGCGGCGGGTCATGGCCGAGGCCGACCTGGCGCGGATCCTGGAGGACGAGCGGGTCGAGGTCTACGTGCTCTACGCCGAGGGCGCGCCGGCCGGCTTCGCCGAACTGGACCGCCGCCAAGGCACTGAAATCGAGCTCTCCTATTTCGGCATGATGCCCTTCTTCATCGGCCGCGGCCTGGGCCGCTACCTCCTGGCCTGGGCCATCGAGCGGGCCTGGAGCTACGAGCCAAGGCGGCTCTTGGTCAACACCTGCGACCTCGACCACCCCAAGGCCCTGCCCCTCTACCAGCAGCTCGGCTTCAAGCCCTACAAGCAAGAAGAGAAGGTCATCGACGACCCCCGCGTGACCGGGGTGATCCCGGTCTAG